From one Longimicrobium sp. genomic stretch:
- a CDS encoding MbtH family protein encodes MSDEREDTTIYTAVMNHEEQYSIWPADRELPAGWTAVGTPGLKPQVLAWIEEVWTDMRPKSLRDKMAEAGLG; translated from the coding sequence ATGTCCGACGAGCGCGAAGATACGACCATCTACACCGCCGTGATGAACCACGAGGAGCAGTACTCCATCTGGCCGGCGGACCGCGAGCTGCCGGCGGGATGGACCGCCGTGGGCACGCCGGGGCTCAAGCCCCAGGTGCTGGCCTGGATCGAAGAGGTGTGGACCGACATGCGCCCCAAGAGCCTCCGCGACAAGATGGCCGAAGCCGGCCTCGGCTGA